The Ranitomeya imitator isolate aRanImi1 chromosome 3, aRanImi1.pri, whole genome shotgun sequence genome has a window encoding:
- the PITPNA gene encoding phosphatidylinositol transfer protein alpha isoform, translating into MVLIKEFRVVLPVSVEEYQVGQLYSVAEASKNETGGGEGVEVLVNEPYEKDGEKGQYTHKIYHLQSKVPTFVRMLAPEGALNMHEKAWNAYPYCRTIITNEYMKDDFLIKIETWHKPDLGTQDNVHKLEPDVWKNVEVVQIDIADRNQVLSKDYKPDEDPAKYKSCKTGRGPLTPDWKKTLAQRNDVPHMCAYKLVTVKFKWWGLQNKVEGFIQKQERRLFTNFHRQLFCWLDRWVELTMEDIRRMEDETKKELDEMREKDPVKGMVAADD; encoded by the exons TACCAAGTGGGCCAGCTCTACTCCGTAGCAGAAGCCAGTAAGAATGAAACCGGAGGAGGTGAAGGTGTGGAAGTTCTTGTAAACGAGCCTTACGAGAAGGATGGGGAAAAAGGACAATATACGCACAAGATCTATCATTTACAAag CAAAGTACCTACATTTGTAAGGATGCTGGCGCCTGAAGGAGCACTAAATATGCACGAGAAGGCCTGGAACGCTTACCCCTACTGCAGGACCA TAATTACA AATGAATACATGAAGGATGACTTTTTGATTAAGATTGAGACGTGGCACAAACCAGATCTGGGTACACAAGACAAT GTACATAAATTAGAGCCGGATGTCTGGAAGAATGTGGAAGTTGTGCAAATTGATATTGCAGATAGGAATCAGGTCCTCTCTAAG GATTATAAACCAGATGAAGACCCAGCAAAATATAAGTCTTGTAAGACTGGACGTGGACCCCTAACTCCTGATTGGAAG AAGACACTGGCACAACGGAATGACGTGCCCCATATGTGTGCATACAAGCTAGTGACTGTCAAGTTCAAATGGTGGGGCTTACAAAACAAAGTAGAAGGCTTCATCCAAAAG caaGAGAGGCGATTGTTTACGAATTTTCATCGGCAGCTTTTCTGCTGGCTGGACAGGTGGGTGGAGTTAACAATGGAGGACATTCGCAGGATGGAGGATGAAACCAAGAAAGAGCTGGATGAG ATGCGGGAGAAAGATCCAGTGAAAGGCATGGTGGCAGCAGATGACTAG